A genomic window from Oscillospiraceae bacterium includes:
- a CDS encoding ABC transporter ATP-binding protein, producing MADTVLQVEDLCKEYRTRKGCVVANDHISFSVDRGDIVAFLGPNGSGKTTLIKQIIGYTTPTSGRITLFGETVCGAGGLSKIGYMMQSRFAHWDHLTAWDALFYTGRLKKMPKAEILAHIASLAAQLHLEQDLRVVMETMSGGKKQAVALACAVIGSPELIILDEPTNALDPEMRQYFWHFLKQTAAATGATVLLVTHSIGEIESIACEVKIFASAKIIREGSPRSLIKELNRQIRVELLLKDAEGETGADFLAGYEKKWSEDRRTLFVYTGEDDIVRCIGEVFSDRSLSARVENIQMSRPNLEDVYIKAMGAKFA from the coding sequence TTGGCCGATACAGTGCTGCAGGTGGAAGACCTGTGCAAGGAATACAGGACGCGAAAGGGCTGCGTGGTGGCCAACGATCACATCAGTTTCTCTGTGGACAGAGGTGATATCGTGGCGTTTCTCGGCCCGAACGGCTCGGGGAAGACGACGCTGATCAAGCAGATCATCGGCTACACGACGCCGACGTCGGGGCGCATCACCCTGTTTGGGGAGACCGTCTGCGGCGCGGGCGGGCTCTCCAAGATCGGATACATGATGCAGTCGCGCTTCGCGCACTGGGATCATCTGACCGCGTGGGATGCGCTGTTTTACACCGGGCGGCTGAAGAAGATGCCGAAGGCGGAGATTCTGGCGCACATAGCCTCTCTGGCGGCGCAGCTCCACTTGGAGCAGGACCTCCGGGTGGTGATGGAGACCATGAGCGGGGGCAAGAAGCAGGCGGTGGCGCTGGCCTGCGCGGTCATCGGATCTCCGGAACTCATCATCTTGGATGAGCCCACGAACGCGTTGGATCCGGAGATGCGGCAATACTTCTGGCATTTTCTGAAGCAGACCGCCGCCGCCACAGGTGCGACGGTTCTGTTGGTCACGCACAGCATCGGGGAGATCGAGAGCATCGCCTGCGAGGTGAAAATCTTTGCGAGCGCCAAGATCATCCGGGAGGGCAGTCCGCGCAGCCTGATCAAGGAGCTGAACCGTCAGATTCGGGTGGAACTCCTGCTGAAAGACGCGGAGGGTGAGACAGGAGCGGACTTTTTGGCGGGCTACGAGAAAAAGTGGTCGGAGGATCGGCGCACGCTGTTTGTCTACACGGGAGAGGACGACATTGTCCGCTGCATCGGCGAGGTGTTTTCCGATCGGAGCCTGAGTGCGCGCGTCGAGAACATACAGATGAGCCGGCCCAACCTGGAGGATGTCTACATCAAAGCCATGGGGGCCAAATTTGCGTGA
- a CDS encoding amino acid adenylation domain-containing protein yields the protein MRYRASDHQERMWFIDAFERGALYPEGPVYHNVPLILKVRGRLDEETVRKALRHLTGSFEILRTRLVKERDTIYQEILEDVEPVFTVLRAPDIHDGESAVERLKELAFGAFRDGLEGALFRTWYLETRARANYLLLVLHHSLCDAPSKQMLRRAFIRAYRRLTAGEAAIAGGESLQYVDYALWQRELPADFLETEVMYWRGKLGDRIQTLTLPTDSRRALVHVYEPAVCRRVFPSGLAEKLDALARAGGAGDFLMAAYKVLMMQYTGLTEINVGTSVREDDSGGTKDVVGPVSNLVLVSDVLDPQADIRALAAQVRESADGAARHSVIPFEQLVMKIKPDNDMGRTAFFDVFFRYEEQEREEDDGTFAEIDLNLGWGKYDYNLSIVKRGAGFTLLLTYNRRYFGDEMASRLAENYLTLTRRLLNHPDKSVEAVSCVSPKEERLLEKYGQHGSEMFWGDCLHELFDAQAAQRPDAVAVEDARGCLTYGALRDKSDALACCLQARGLARGAIVALVVEKSVDCVALMLAILKAGGAYLPLDPALPRERIQYIVADSGAWLVISERPLGADVGEVLLLSDLLLALSETADKTARGRAHRPLWRRRPDTLAYVLYTSGTTGQPKGVMIEHQNVSVLIQRNCGLFPFAPGDVWTMFHAYHFDFSVWEMYGALLTGGRLLIVSSEEARDTRRFREMLIEHRVTVLNQTPSAFSLLSQEDMAHAPDLSALKVVIFGGEALHIGKLAPFAERYPAVMLVNMYGITETTVHVTYKQITKEDIAAGKNTIGRVLPTYQGYVMDPRHKLVPFGVVGEFVVGGSGVSRGYLGNKPLTKEKFITYPYLRRGRLYCSGDLVRYGADGELEYWGRIDKQVQIRGFRVELEEIEKTLLRHEAVRQAAVLARESDGGLTELAAYLVTEGASQPDGRAVRDFLQEYLPEYMIPSKFLVVDALPITANGKLDSETLRRAPARSLDLGTAFVAPVTQRQREIAELWGQLLEVERIGIYDNFFHIGGNSILVTRLMFLISERFHVDVPYKYFFSKPTIQDLDSYLADGTVQTGGEVDLDREMALAADIAAAAQSTAACGADILLTGATGFLGVYLLRDLLCMTKARVHCLVRADGDVQALARLRTGLDYYGLADVPVERVIPVAGDLTRPRFGWSEDRYEALAGRIDAVYHCGASVQYGHSYEQLKAANVTGTEEILRFAARTRSKPVHYVSTLSVFDGTRLEVAGEDSIPDVTHGNRVSGYAQTKIVAEGLIRQARARGLCVNIYRPTRISGDSVSGACQASDFLWLMIKACVEVRAMVDQGMPTDMVSVDALSRVIVGISRQDAGMNRNYHLSCAQDLTADRLWAWLCACRYKMALLDYPAWHARVQERARRAPQSTCASLLPLLPRGTERAAAIRVRYADDNTRAYFDPDEVFAMRDMERLFQRTVRFFIQKGVLPDPALSDPNTGEG from the coding sequence ATGCGGTACAGAGCATCCGATCATCAGGAGAGAATGTGGTTCATCGACGCCTTCGAGCGGGGCGCGCTCTACCCGGAGGGGCCGGTGTACCACAATGTGCCGCTCATCCTGAAGGTGCGAGGGCGGCTTGACGAGGAGACGGTGCGCAAAGCGCTTCGCCATCTGACGGGCAGCTTTGAGATCTTACGCACCCGCCTTGTCAAGGAGCGCGACACCATCTATCAAGAGATTTTGGAGGATGTCGAGCCGGTCTTTACGGTGTTGCGGGCGCCGGATATCCACGACGGTGAGAGCGCGGTGGAGCGTCTGAAAGAACTCGCGTTCGGCGCCTTTCGGGACGGCCTTGAGGGGGCTCTGTTTCGGACATGGTATCTTGAGACGCGCGCGCGGGCGAACTACCTCCTGCTTGTTTTGCACCACAGCCTGTGCGACGCCCCGTCGAAACAGATGCTGCGGCGAGCTTTCATCCGAGCGTACCGCCGACTTACCGCCGGCGAGGCGGCGATTGCCGGTGGGGAGAGCCTGCAATACGTCGACTACGCCCTGTGGCAGCGGGAACTCCCGGCGGACTTTCTTGAGACAGAGGTCATGTACTGGCGGGGCAAACTGGGGGATCGCATCCAGACGCTGACGCTGCCGACGGACAGCCGCCGCGCCTTGGTGCACGTCTATGAGCCGGCGGTTTGCCGCCGAGTCTTTCCGTCGGGGCTGGCGGAGAAACTGGACGCGCTCGCGCGCGCCGGCGGCGCCGGAGATTTTTTGATGGCGGCGTACAAAGTGCTGATGATGCAGTATACGGGTCTCACCGAGATCAACGTCGGAACCAGTGTGCGTGAAGACGACAGCGGGGGCACGAAGGACGTTGTGGGCCCTGTCTCCAATTTGGTGCTGGTCAGCGACGTCCTCGACCCGCAGGCTGACATCCGGGCTCTCGCGGCACAGGTCCGCGAGAGCGCCGACGGCGCGGCGCGGCACAGTGTGATCCCCTTTGAGCAACTGGTTATGAAGATCAAGCCGGACAACGACATGGGCCGCACCGCGTTTTTCGACGTGTTCTTCCGCTACGAGGAACAGGAGCGGGAGGAGGACGACGGGACATTTGCCGAGATCGACCTGAACCTCGGCTGGGGGAAGTACGACTACAATCTGTCCATCGTAAAGCGCGGCGCCGGTTTTACGCTGCTGCTGACGTACAACCGCCGGTATTTCGGCGATGAGATGGCGTCGCGCCTGGCGGAGAACTATCTGACGCTTACGCGGCGGCTCTTGAATCATCCGGATAAGAGCGTCGAGGCGGTCAGCTGCGTCTCTCCGAAGGAAGAGCGATTGCTGGAAAAATATGGACAGCACGGCTCGGAGATGTTCTGGGGGGACTGTCTGCACGAACTCTTTGACGCGCAGGCCGCCCAGAGACCGGATGCCGTCGCCGTGGAGGACGCGCGCGGCTGCCTGACTTACGGGGCGCTCAGAGACAAGTCAGACGCTCTGGCCTGCTGTCTGCAAGCCAGGGGCCTGGCGCGCGGCGCGATCGTCGCGCTCGTGGTGGAGAAGAGCGTGGACTGTGTCGCCCTCATGCTGGCGATTCTGAAAGCGGGCGGCGCCTATCTGCCGCTCGACCCCGCCTTGCCCCGAGAGCGGATCCAGTACATCGTGGCCGACAGCGGCGCCTGGCTGGTGATCTCGGAGAGGCCTCTCGGCGCGGACGTCGGCGAGGTGTTGCTGCTCTCTGATTTGTTATTGGCGCTGTCGGAGACGGCCGATAAGACGGCCCGCGGGAGGGCCCACAGACCCCTGTGGCGGAGACGCCCCGATACGCTTGCTTATGTGCTCTACACATCTGGGACGACGGGGCAGCCGAAGGGGGTCATGATCGAGCACCAGAACGTCTCGGTGCTCATTCAGAGAAATTGCGGCCTATTCCCCTTCGCGCCGGGCGATGTGTGGACGATGTTCCACGCCTATCACTTCGACTTCTCAGTCTGGGAGATGTACGGCGCTCTGCTGACGGGCGGACGGCTTCTGATCGTGTCGTCGGAGGAGGCGCGCGATACGAGACGTTTCCGCGAGATGCTAATCGAACACCGCGTGACGGTTCTGAATCAGACGCCTTCGGCTTTTTCCCTGCTGAGTCAGGAGGACATGGCGCACGCGCCGGACCTGTCGGCGCTGAAAGTTGTTATCTTTGGCGGAGAGGCCCTGCACATCGGGAAGCTCGCGCCGTTTGCGGAGCGGTACCCGGCGGTGATGCTGGTCAACATGTACGGCATCACCGAGACCACCGTGCATGTGACGTACAAACAGATCACGAAAGAGGACATCGCGGCGGGCAAAAACACCATCGGACGGGTGCTGCCGACCTATCAGGGGTATGTGATGGACCCCCGCCACAAGCTGGTGCCGTTTGGCGTGGTGGGTGAATTTGTCGTCGGCGGCAGCGGTGTCAGCAGAGGGTACCTCGGCAACAAACCGCTCACAAAAGAAAAATTCATCACCTACCCATATCTGCGCAGAGGGCGGCTGTACTGCAGCGGAGACCTGGTGCGCTACGGCGCCGACGGCGAATTGGAGTATTGGGGGCGGATCGACAAACAGGTGCAGATCCGGGGTTTTCGCGTCGAACTGGAAGAGATTGAAAAAACGCTGCTCCGCCACGAGGCGGTACGGCAGGCCGCTGTTTTGGCCAGAGAGAGCGACGGCGGACTCACTGAGCTCGCGGCCTACCTCGTCACGGAGGGGGCGTCGCAGCCGGATGGGCGCGCGGTCCGCGATTTTTTGCAGGAATATCTGCCGGAGTATATGATTCCGAGCAAATTCCTGGTGGTGGACGCGCTCCCGATCACCGCCAACGGGAAGCTCGACAGCGAGACGCTCCGGCGCGCCCCGGCCAGGAGCCTCGATTTGGGGACCGCCTTTGTGGCGCCCGTCACGCAGCGGCAGCGCGAGATAGCCGAACTGTGGGGGCAGCTGCTGGAGGTGGAGCGGATCGGCATATATGACAATTTTTTCCATATTGGCGGCAATTCGATTCTGGTGACGCGGCTGATGTTTTTGATCAGCGAGCGGTTTCATGTGGACGTGCCCTACAAGTACTTCTTCTCGAAACCGACCATTCAGGATTTGGACAGTTATCTGGCGGACGGAACGGTCCAGACCGGCGGCGAAGTGGATCTGGACCGGGAGATGGCGCTGGCCGCGGACATCGCGGCCGCGGCGCAGAGTACCGCGGCGTGCGGGGCGGACATTCTGCTGACCGGGGCCACGGGCTTTTTGGGTGTCTACCTACTCAGGGACTTGCTGTGCATGACGAAGGCCCGCGTCCACTGCCTGGTGCGCGCCGACGGCGACGTCCAGGCTCTGGCGAGGCTGAGGACCGGGCTGGACTACTACGGGCTCGCAGACGTCCCCGTGGAGCGTGTGATCCCGGTGGCGGGGGATCTGACGCGCCCGCGGTTTGGGTGGTCCGAGGACAGATACGAGGCGTTGGCCGGGCGTATCGATGCGGTGTACCACTGCGGCGCGTCGGTGCAGTACGGGCACTCCTACGAGCAGCTGAAGGCGGCCAATGTCACGGGGACGGAAGAGATTTTGCGTTTTGCCGCGCGGACGCGGTCCAAGCCGGTGCACTACGTCTCGACGCTGTCCGTCTTCGACGGCACCCGTCTGGAGGTGGCGGGGGAGGACAGCATCCCGGACGTCACACACGGGAACCGCGTGAGCGGCTACGCGCAGACCAAGATCGTAGCGGAGGGGCTTATCCGGCAGGCGCGGGCGCGGGGGTTGTGCGTCAACATCTACCGCCCGACGAGGATAAGCGGCGATTCCGTCAGCGGCGCGTGTCAGGCCAGCGATTTTCTATGGCTGATGATCAAAGCGTGCGTGGAGGTCCGCGCTATGGTGGACCAGGGTATGCCGACGGACATGGTGAGCGTCGACGCGCTGAGTCGGGTGATCGTCGGGATCTCCCGGCAGGACGCCGGCATGAACCGCAACTACCATCTGAGTTGCGCGCAGGATCTGACGGCGGACCGCCTGTGGGCGTGGCTGTGCGCCTGCCGGTATAAGATGGCGCTGCTTGACTACCCGGCCTGGCATGCGCGCGTGCAAGAACGGGCCAGACGGGCTCCGCAGAGCACTTGCGCCAGCCTGCTGCCGCTGCTGCCGCGCGGCACGGAGAGGGCGGCGGCCATCCGCGTCCGCTATGCCGACGACAACACGCGCGCCTATTTCGACCCGGACGAGGTGTTCGCGATGCGGGATATGGAGCGATTGTTCCAGCGCACGGTACGGTTTTTCATACAAAAGGGTGTACTCCCGGATCCAGCGCTAAGCGATCCAAACACGGGAGAGGGGTGA
- a CDS encoding ABC transporter ATP-binding protein translates to MSELAIQVKHVSKEFGVGDAKVSVLRDVSFEVGRGEFVSVMGASGSGKSTLLYLIGTLDRVTGGDIWVNGRNIREMRDAEKSALRRNMVGFVFQFYNLIPNLTVEENILLPAVLDGKRPGQMKGALAQILQTVGLSDRKKHFPRELSGGQQQRTAIARALIGQPDIIFADEPTGNLDSKTGEGVMQLLRSVNRELGKTIVMVTHSVESAACGTRILHIRDGAIVKDERLAH, encoded by the coding sequence ATGAGCGAGCTTGCGATTCAGGTAAAACACGTCAGCAAGGAGTTCGGTGTGGGCGACGCAAAAGTCTCCGTACTCCGCGACGTCTCCTTTGAAGTCGGCCGGGGAGAGTTTGTCAGCGTCATGGGCGCGTCGGGGTCCGGAAAGAGCACGCTTTTGTACCTGATAGGGACCTTGGACCGCGTCACCGGCGGGGACATCTGGGTGAACGGTCGCAACATCCGGGAGATGCGCGACGCGGAAAAAAGTGCGCTGCGGCGCAATATGGTAGGGTTTGTGTTTCAATTTTACAACCTCATCCCCAATTTGACGGTAGAGGAGAACATTCTGCTGCCGGCGGTGCTGGACGGGAAGCGGCCCGGACAGATGAAGGGGGCGCTCGCGCAGATCCTGCAGACCGTGGGGCTGTCGGACCGCAAGAAACACTTCCCTCGGGAGCTCTCCGGCGGGCAGCAGCAGCGGACCGCGATCGCCCGCGCGCTGATCGGGCAGCCGGACATCATCTTTGCCGACGAGCCGACCGGAAACCTCGACAGCAAGACGGGCGAGGGCGTGATGCAGCTCCTGCGGTCGGTGAACCGGGAACTCGGCAAGACCATCGTGATGGTGACGCATTCCGTGGAGTCCGCCGCCTGCGGCACCCGGATTCTCCACATCAGAGACGGTGCGATCGTCAAAGACGAGCGGCTCGCCCACTGA
- a CDS encoding ABC transporter permease has product MIFRYLVRNMMENKARFFLVLFSIAVSAALLFATEGMSRTCREMYLDQIYAASGNADIQVTVKTETGLAKYIADDALAPTAPAADYVMGVLRAQGLYAPDAQNMVYLNVLGTTLDALAQNNPVVFAARAETPFEGAQIIVGQRFAARRALSVGDAVTVRFLGRAQRFTVYGIAQATGLFLNESTEITAVVPKEALGDLLDARNQSNLFFVKLHAPDQIEAQMAALRAALPACDVSRPVNPDELAQIVSTVVLPFRVASVVVIFMTVFIIYTAFTLIMKERTQVYGSFRSVGATGRKMNALLVLESGVYGILGGVFGVLIGLGVLWAIVDVYVTQLGGGLPVSVQFGGRDALAAVLYAAALTIASALFPIVRLSKTSVKEMILGAPEGARSGRRVVSLMLMMVVVYLLCLFIPGYLPTGLMSMILTIVCMSCLLLVTMLAVTQAVRFAARLLTRVCGGGVFWLAIRNVGGSKSLLNIVRLLTISLAGVLVIRGVSEAISYTVESVYEEYHLYDVSLQLRRADEEALAALRAVPGVASFVGDYELNDVEVSDRGFFLNTLYGIESEDFFDYMGAGRSEKAIAAVRDLGAGRHIVVTELLASKLGLAPGDAVQLRLGGRDVAYTVTALIDSSFKLGNIAFISAGHMTADAGLSFYTHLYVKANGAPDEVKNAIRQTFLDEILFMQTLEELVAANQDFITGMFRIIGAYAIFALLVGIIGIVNNILVSVFDRGRDIATYRALGMEKKKVNRLFLTEALLTGVFGVLFGFAAARGTLYITPGILGFIFGRVKMRGDMTEYLIFGAAALVVMGVLSLLAIWKNKKMSLIERIKYE; this is encoded by the coding sequence ATGATCTTTAGGTATCTGGTTCGCAACATGATGGAAAACAAGGCGAGGTTCTTCCTCGTTTTGTTCTCGATCGCCGTGTCCGCCGCGCTGTTGTTTGCCACCGAGGGTATGAGCCGCACCTGCCGGGAGATGTATTTGGATCAGATATACGCGGCCAGCGGCAACGCGGACATCCAAGTGACGGTCAAGACGGAGACGGGCCTTGCGAAGTACATCGCCGACGACGCCCTCGCGCCGACGGCGCCGGCGGCGGACTATGTGATGGGGGTGCTGCGCGCCCAGGGGCTGTATGCCCCGGATGCCCAAAACATGGTGTATTTAAATGTCTTGGGTACGACGCTGGACGCGCTGGCGCAAAACAATCCGGTGGTGTTTGCGGCGCGGGCCGAGACGCCCTTTGAGGGGGCGCAGATCATCGTCGGCCAGCGCTTCGCGGCGCGGCGCGCGCTGTCGGTTGGCGATGCCGTTACCGTCCGGTTTTTGGGGCGGGCGCAACGCTTTACGGTGTATGGAATCGCACAGGCCACCGGTCTGTTCCTGAACGAAAGCACGGAGATCACGGCGGTGGTGCCCAAGGAGGCATTGGGCGATCTGTTGGACGCGCGGAACCAGTCCAATCTCTTCTTTGTCAAATTGCACGCGCCCGACCAGATCGAGGCGCAGATGGCCGCGCTGCGGGCCGCGCTGCCCGCGTGCGATGTGAGCCGGCCGGTGAACCCGGACGAGTTAGCTCAAATTGTCTCTACGGTGGTGCTCCCGTTCCGGGTTGCCTCGGTGGTGGTGATCTTCATGACCGTCTTTATCATCTACACGGCCTTCACCCTCATTATGAAAGAGCGGACACAGGTCTACGGCAGCTTCCGGAGCGTCGGCGCAACCGGGCGGAAGATGAACGCGCTGCTGGTGCTGGAGAGCGGCGTCTACGGTATACTGGGCGGCGTCTTCGGCGTCCTTATCGGCTTGGGCGTGCTGTGGGCGATTGTCGATGTGTATGTGACGCAGCTGGGAGGGGGGCTGCCGGTGTCGGTACAGTTCGGCGGGCGCGACGCGCTCGCCGCGGTGCTGTACGCGGCGGCGCTGACGATCGCCAGCGCGCTTTTCCCCATTGTCCGCCTGTCTAAGACGTCGGTCAAAGAGATGATCCTCGGCGCGCCGGAGGGGGCGCGCAGCGGCCGTCGCGTCGTGTCGCTGATGCTCATGATGGTGGTCGTCTATCTGCTGTGCCTGTTCATTCCCGGATACCTGCCGACGGGTCTCATGTCCATGATCCTGACCATTGTCTGTATGTCCTGCCTGTTGCTGGTCACGATGCTGGCCGTCACGCAGGCCGTCCGATTTGCAGCCCGGCTGCTGACCCGTGTGTGCGGGGGCGGCGTATTCTGGTTGGCGATCCGCAACGTGGGCGGCAGCAAATCGCTGCTCAACATCGTCCGACTGCTCACTATCTCCCTCGCCGGCGTTCTGGTGATCAGAGGCGTCTCCGAGGCCATCTCGTACACCGTGGAGAGCGTATATGAGGAGTATCATCTGTATGACGTCTCCCTGCAGCTGAGGCGGGCCGACGAAGAGGCGCTCGCGGCGCTGCGGGCGGTGCCGGGCGTCGCGTCGTTTGTCGGGGATTATGAGCTAAACGACGTGGAGGTCTCCGACAGGGGGTTCTTCCTCAACACGCTGTACGGCATCGAGTCCGAGGATTTCTTCGACTACATGGGCGCCGGCCGGAGCGAGAAAGCCATAGCCGCGGTACGGGACCTCGGCGCCGGCCGGCACATCGTCGTCACGGAGCTGCTGGCCTCCAAGCTCGGTCTGGCGCCCGGGGACGCCGTACAGCTGCGCCTGGGCGGACGGGATGTCGCGTACACGGTCACCGCGCTGATCGACAGTTCCTTTAAATTGGGCAACATCGCGTTCATCTCGGCCGGCCATATGACGGCGGACGCCGGCCTGTCGTTTTACACGCATCTCTACGTCAAGGCGAACGGTGCGCCGGACGAGGTGAAGAACGCCATCCGGCAGACGTTTTTAGACGAGATTCTCTTCATGCAGACGTTGGAGGAACTGGTGGCCGCCAACCAGGATTTTATCACCGGCATGTTTCGCATCATTGGCGCTTACGCGATTTTTGCGCTGCTCGTCGGCATCATCGGGATCGTCAACAACATCCTGGTCAGCGTGTTTGACAGGGGGCGGGACATCGCGACGTACCGGGCGCTCGGCATGGAGAAGAAAAAGGTGAACCGGCTCTTTTTGACGGAGGCGCTGCTCACCGGTGTGTTCGGCGTATTGTTCGGGTTCGCGGCCGCGCGGGGGACGCTGTACATCACGCCTGGGATACTCGGCTTTATCTTTGGACGCGTGAAGATGCGCGGCGACATGACGGAGTATCTCATCTTCGGTGCGGCGGCTCTCGTCGTCATGGGCGTGCTGTCGCTGTTGGCCATTTGGAAGAACAAGAAGATGAGTTTGATCGAGCGGATCAAGTACGAATGA
- a CDS encoding alpha/beta fold hydrolase: MEMGSAQVFCLPHAGGMTSAYACFRKHTDRGLAFEPIELAGRGRRFTEPLYDTFAQAVDDVGAVVRRRIRGRYALFGHSMGSWLAYDVCFRLEEMGAPPPAHVFVSANVPPVPSARRAPLHELPDETFMERVLALGGTPREIVRHKELMDLIVPILKADYRMMATRALSEPLRPLPCGLTVFSGLGDRAFLGRAEDMLRWRACTDRACRYHAFEGDHFYFYEHVPEIVALIRSALAGGETADGAPCAPAAPAPLTWGRRRPAAG; the protein is encoded by the coding sequence ATGGAAATGGGATCGGCGCAGGTGTTTTGCCTCCCCCACGCGGGCGGTATGACGTCCGCATACGCGTGTTTTCGAAAGCACACGGACCGGGGACTCGCCTTTGAGCCCATCGAGCTGGCTGGCCGGGGCCGACGCTTCACGGAGCCTTTGTACGACACCTTCGCGCAGGCCGTGGACGACGTCGGGGCCGTCGTCCGGCGGCGTATCCGGGGCCGTTACGCGCTGTTTGGGCACAGCATGGGGAGCTGGCTGGCCTATGACGTCTGTTTTCGGCTGGAGGAGATGGGCGCGCCGCCGCCGGCGCACGTCTTTGTGTCGGCCAATGTGCCGCCGGTCCCGTCCGCACGGCGAGCGCCGCTGCATGAGCTGCCGGACGAGACGTTCATGGAACGCGTGCTCGCTCTGGGCGGGACGCCGCGAGAGATCGTGCGGCACAAGGAGCTCATGGATCTGATCGTCCCTATCTTGAAGGCCGATTACCGGATGATGGCGACCAGGGCGCTGAGCGAGCCGCTCCGCCCGCTGCCCTGCGGCCTCACAGTATTCTCCGGGCTGGGGGACAGGGCGTTTTTGGGGCGGGCGGAAGACATGCTGCGGTGGCGGGCGTGCACCGACAGGGCATGCCGATACCACGCGTTTGAGGGGGATCATTTCTATTTTTATGAGCATGTGCCGGAGATCGTCGCACTGATACGCAGTGCCCTCGCGGGGGGAGAGACAGCGGACGGGGCGCCGTGCGCCCCCGCCGCGCCCGCGCCGCTGACATGGGGACGGAGACGGCCCGCGGCCGGTTGA
- a CDS encoding flavodoxin family protein — MRALVVQSSPRELLLSTSRQMAGRFIEGLQSAGAEVTDIDLTAVRIDDCRDCTCCMTPSVGRCVLPDEMTRRIFPLFMQTDILVLVTPVYFGMVSATLKRFIERLFPALQARQDVFGGTVSQPFRGPLPKTVVIASASWHVSHAFAQMSAYLHYLLGNALTAELYRGNASAFLFWGAFREKRESVLQACRDAGRQMAETGAVDVETARRVSQDLGDLEKTILSHNLSLEIGTKARISSLELASRWLKHREAVPPGSVQNFKNLMLLMFRGAGEGRDFTVKFTFVGDAPGVCVFHVRGKELEITEDLESRADLSVRTTLTQWMQVFGKSEESFLKAMTQGQLLVQGNLSVLPLFSEVFVYGNTAARPG, encoded by the coding sequence TTGAGAGCGTTGGTTGTGCAGTCGAGTCCCAGGGAGCTTCTGCTCAGTACCTCGCGGCAGATGGCGGGGCGGTTCATCGAGGGATTGCAGAGCGCCGGCGCCGAGGTCACGGACATCGACTTGACGGCGGTTCGCATCGACGACTGCCGGGACTGTACCTGCTGTATGACGCCCTCTGTGGGGCGATGCGTGCTGCCGGACGAGATGACGCGGCGGATCTTCCCGCTGTTCATGCAGACCGACATCCTAGTGTTGGTCACGCCGGTGTATTTTGGGATGGTCAGCGCCACCCTGAAACGGTTCATTGAACGACTGTTTCCGGCGCTGCAGGCGCGTCAGGACGTCTTTGGCGGTACCGTCAGCCAGCCGTTTCGAGGGCCCCTGCCCAAAACGGTGGTGATTGCGTCCGCATCCTGGCATGTGAGCCACGCGTTTGCCCAGATGTCGGCGTATTTGCACTACCTGCTGGGAAACGCGCTGACAGCGGAACTTTACCGGGGCAATGCGAGTGCGTTTTTGTTCTGGGGCGCCTTTCGGGAGAAGCGAGAGTCTGTCTTGCAGGCATGCCGGGACGCCGGGCGGCAGATGGCGGAGACGGGCGCCGTGGACGTGGAAACGGCGCGGCGGGTCTCACAGGATCTGGGGGACCTGGAAAAGACAATCCTCTCGCACAATCTGAGTTTGGAGATAGGCACAAAGGCGCGCATCAGCTCGCTGGAGCTGGCTTCGCGGTGGCTGAAACACCGCGAAGCGGTGCCGCCCGGTAGCGTGCAAAACTTTAAGAACCTGATGTTGCTGATGTTCAGGGGTGCCGGCGAGGGCAGGGATTTCACGGTAAAATTTACTTTCGTCGGCGATGCGCCGGGCGTGTGCGTGTTCCACGTGCGCGGCAAAGAGCTGGAGATCACGGAGGACCTTGAGAGCCGGGCGGATCTCAGCGTCCGAACGACGCTGACGCAGTGGATGCAGGTCTTCGGCAAATCGGAAGAGAGTTTTTTGAAAGCCATGACCCAGGGACAGCTGCTGGTGCAGGGGAATCTGTCGGTCCTTCCGCTCTTTTCGGAGGTGTTTGTCTATGGCAACACCGCAGCGCGTCCCGGATGA